In Coffea eugenioides isolate CCC68of unplaced genomic scaffold, Ceug_1.0 ScVebR1_2695;HRSCAF=3770, whole genome shotgun sequence, the DNA window tcaattatgtatattatatatattatattaatataaatatatttatttcaattatgtataatattatatatattatatcaattgaaataaatattatatatttatataaatacatttatttatatataaatttataaatatatttattcaattttgttttataatatatattaatatatattaatatgtatatttcaattatgtatattatacataaattatattaataataatgtatattatatatattatacatttctaatattatatatttatacatacatattataaatattttattttatttataatatatttatatatatttataatatatttacataaatattatatgttatataaattatatataatataatatataatatattatacatttatataaatgtacatttatacataatatataaatatttatgtatatttataatatacatttatattatgtataatatataatataatacaaatatatatttatattaatatacataatattaattttacatttatacataatattaatacatgtatatatttatattaattatattaatacatttctacataatattaatatatatttataatttattaatttatacatttatacatttatacatttatataatattcatttataatttatacatttttaataatatacacttatacatttaaatatacatttatattatgtattatatataatctaatacatttatacatttatattaatatacataatattaattttacatttatacataatatcaatacatatatacatttatattaattatataaatacatttctacataatattaatatatatttataatatactaatttatacatttataataatatacacttataatttataatattcatttataatttatacatttataataatatacacttatacatttataaatatatttatattatgtaatataatacatttatatatttttatacgaatatataaatatatttatttataaatatctataaatgtattataaatgcataaatgtatatttatataaaaatataaaaattataatattctaaaaatactcaaaaatatgtttcaaaaatacctctaaaaataatccaaaaaaatctacagtaaaagtttttcatatagtttttgaaaaacaacccaaaaaacaactaatccaaacggacttgtttttcagattcaaaatgctacagtggtgtttttgaaaaacaaacccaaaaacatctaatccaaacggagcctaCTATTTACAGACAGAAGTAATTATCATTTCTTTTTATGTAATAACtgcttccttctatttcttcaacAGCTTatggtacttttttttttttatctccacGAAAATGTAGATTTAACTCAACATCTCATGACTACTCTATGGGGAAATATGATTATATGTTACATCAAGCCTTCTCCTTCTAGATTTAGACTGACCAGATATGTAGCTCATGAAATATAATCACTACCTATGGGTGAAGCTCTCAATATTGACAACCTCAACATTAACAATCTCAATATGAACGATTGACAATCTACTTCTTGTGTTATTTTTACTTGTACCTTTGCTACACCGATAGTCAACGATCTACTTATTATCTGTTTTTAGTCATAACTTTACTACATCAATAGCCTATTATGTCCTTTATTATACTTTtcgttttcattttcttctattttttagATTCTTATTAGTTTATTGAGCAAAACTAGGCATGCCAGTCTTTGAATTCTACACCGCGCACATGCGCGGTGTACACCTCCTAGTTCGTCAAAAAATGAATAGCCAAACCAACCCACATGGCTGGTAAATCTAAGAGATTTTATCGGTCGGCAAATTGGAGATGGACAATCACGCCCCCAAAACTTATCAGCACTGGAGGTGACCAATTCCCCATAAATCGATGAGTCAGCGTCTGAACCTGATCCCGCAGGTTTTCCACCAGCCTTTGACTGATGGTCATCGTCAACGCATTAAAATTTGATGGAGTAGGAGGTCAAAGATTCAAATCTTGACTTCCATCAATTGTCATATTAAAATAATTTgcttaataaaaaatttaaactggTACATGATGCACTCGTGTGATTCGGTGATGGTTTCTATCCAACACTCACGTGCAAGGTCTTGCTGGCACAGAATAACTATTTATTGAGTTCATTAATAAACCCCGTCCCAAAATTACCTCTAGCCATGCAGACCTTGGGACCCTTCCACAGCATCACCGCCAACACCGCCGCATGGACTCCAATTGGCACCGCCCTCGCCACCACATTCAAGCAACCACCGGTCCGTGCCAGGGCAGCCCCACCAAAACCCGCAAAGCATTTTCAGGCTAGCCGTTACATGCCACCAGAAAAAGCAGAAATCTTCAAGTCACTAGAACATTGGGCCACCCAAAGACTCCTCCCACTCATCAAGCCAGTGAACCAATGCTGGCAACCCATTGAATTCCTCCCGGACCCGGCAAAGCTTTCTGCCGACGAATTCTCCGATCGGGTCCGGGCCCTACAAGAAAGAACAGCTGGACTTCCAGATGAGTATTTTGTGGTGCTGGTTGGTGACATGATCACTGAGGATGCACTACCAACATACCAGTCGTGGATGAATACTCATGAAGGGGTTCGTGATGAGACTGGTGCGAGCTCAAGTCCATGGGCTGTTTGGACTCGGGCATGGACGGCTGAAGAACATAGGCATGGTGATTTGCTCAAGACTTACTTGTACCTCTCTGGTAGAGTTGACATGCTGATGATTGACAGGACTGTGCAATACTTAATCGGTGCTGGAGCGGTGAGTTCTTCATTTGGATTTTTGCATGTTGAAAatcggatttttttttttccaaatattcTGTTGGtggttcttaaaaaaaaaattctgctgGTGGTATTGTTTACATGCATCCTGCAAAGTTAAGGGGCAAAGTGTTATTAACcctttgtttaaaacaaaacttgtGTAAGTTTTGTCCTACAAATATTTTAACTGTCCAACAAATtttttcttatcaaaatttAAATGTGCCCCTTAAATATACATCTTCATAAATCTTGTCCCCACCCTCTTAAACTTCCACCAGTACACACACTCATATATCATGTTTATTGCCCTCCtgcatttaaatatttttataaaattttttcatcattgtcaaaaaaattaaaacttgaATCTATCTCCGaaaactttcttttttctcttccaCATCCTAGCATCACGCATTAGCAATTCTGCATTTCATTTCTAACATTTGTTGTGAATTCACAGGATGTTGGAACAGACCGTAACCCGTATTTAGGATTTGTATACACATCTTTTCAAGAAAGAGCCACATTCGTGACACACGGCAACACAGCTAGGCTAGCCAAGGAAGGAGGTGATCCGGTGCTTGCGCGCATTTGCGGGACCATTGCCGCCGATGAGAAGCGCCATGAGATTGCCTACGCTAGGATTGTTGAAAAGCTACTGGAAATCGACCCCAATGGGGCCATGCTGGCCATATCAgagatgatgaagaagaaaatcaCAATGCCAGCTCATTTGATGCATGATGGGCAGGACCCTCATCTGTTCGAACACTTTGCAGCCGTGGCACAGCGGATTGGAGTTTATACGGCCGATGATTATGCTAACATTCTCGAGTTCTTCATTGGACAGTGGAATTTGGAGAAGATCCAAGGATTGGCGGGTGAGGCGCGGCGTGCACAGGACTTTGTTTGTGGACTGCCGCATAGGATTAGGAAGTTTGAAGAACGAGCTGATGAGCGAGCCAAGAAATTGCAGCCCCGAGGAGTGAATTTCAGCTGGATTTTCAACAAGGAGTTGACCCTGTAATGGTAATACTTTCAAGAGTCTAAATGGAATGTTTTAGTCACCAAATATAATATTTGTCCCACTTAATTAAAATTGTTGGCGAAAATGAgacaaatttgatatttaagtaggacatattttatattttagagAATAACATGCaaaaatttaatacttaattaGAACTGAAGCGGGACACGTATTATGCTTTAGAGACCAAAGTGAGATAGTcataacctttgattaaatatcttataacatcacaaaccacctaagttgcacattatgagaagatgttccaatatgtcacttgtgcaaaaacaaaaatataactatgcAAGATAAATATAACTAcaattaaaaaaagataaatgCTATGTTAGCGTTCTTTTttatagaactaaattcatgtaTAATTGAATCAATGCTAAAGTTTCGaacaacttccttttttttatgtacattattaggcaatcattcaagaaattatcttttatcttgttttggagctttattttgattatcttcataattgaaaatgtccaTTCTATAGACTATAGaacggagccaggattttttctTTGAGAGGGGtgccaaaatttttctgaacaaaattatcttaatatgttatattcaaaataattttcatctgtttaaatatatgacatcttaaaatatcaaatattaattttaattataaaggtatgtctatttcataaagAAGACTGAGATATCCTTTTTAAAATAACAACCTGAATCTCTTTTTATTGGTAGGTAATAACAGCTTACGTTACCCCAAAAAAGAAGACTGAGATATCCTTTCTATGGTATAGTTAAAAGGACGGTCAGTATTAGATATGAAAGCTCTGTTCAGTTAAACTGGTTAGAAATATTATGTAGGCAAGTGGTAAAATTAACTAGTACAATCTTGTTTAAATAACTGTAACCATGGTAACATGATCCCACAGTTGAGACGGAGATGTGTtttgacaagggtttattttacgtatttttagtgtgttttattagttaattttggtttgattatttagttttataactaaaataactaaggttttggtaaaaatctacattttatgttaaattggctaaatattgcatttgttggatttttatgggaaaaacttcatattttgtaggtttaatgattcaatcatcaaatgaagtgcattgagaagatatttggatgattgaagatggattaaagtggggaaaataaaatatgaagtgtaaaaggaagaaatgcaatttgaggacaaaaaatcaagaaaagtcagctttgacaactcagacatattttcgtattttgactatatcaggagctacaatgatcggatcaaggtgatcttggtaccattttgaagctaagagatatatctgcatttggtatgaagacatcaaagtccaattcagccgttttcctggtcaaaaggtcgaaacacagaaacttatctggatggtcgaaagctgaaacccagaattgaccagtctatggtattttgaccatatctccgtccaccgatctccaaattatatgattcttgaagcattggaactctaattcaaagggctacaacttttgtgttttacacaaaagccagttcggccttcatc includes these proteins:
- the LOC113757072 gene encoding stearoyl-[acyl-carrier-protein] 9-desaturase 6, chloroplastic-like codes for the protein MQTLGPFHSITANTAAWTPIGTALATTFKQPPVRARAAPPKPAKHFQASRYMPPEKAEIFKSLEHWATQRLLPLIKPVNQCWQPIEFLPDPAKLSADEFSDRVRALQERTAGLPDEYFVVLVGDMITEDALPTYQSWMNTHEGVRDETGASSSPWAVWTRAWTAEEHRHGDLLKTYLYLSGRVDMLMIDRTVQYLIGAGADVGTDRNPYLGFVYTSFQERATFVTHGNTARLAKEGGDPVLARICGTIAADEKRHEIAYARIVEKLLEIDPNGAMLAISEMMKKKITMPAHLMHDGQDPHLFEHFAAVAQRIGVYTADDYANILEFFIGQWNLEKIQGLAGEARRAQDFVCGLPHRIRKFEERADERAKKLQPRGVNFSWIFNKELTL